One Lactobacillus crispatus DNA segment encodes these proteins:
- the lspA gene encoding signal peptidase II: MQFLYLIISLVVVLADQGLKNYIVAHYAIGEVHQIIPGILSFNYLQNNGAAWNILTGQMWLFYIISIIAISVCLYFLFNKKYKNTLFDAGLALILGGIVGNFIDRLHLKYVVDMLQLDFVHFNIFNIADSAITVGVILVFIYLIFIEGKEEQHD; encoded by the coding sequence ATGCAATTTTTATATTTAATTATTTCATTAGTTGTCGTTCTTGCTGATCAAGGACTAAAAAATTATATTGTTGCTCATTATGCTATAGGAGAAGTACACCAGATTATTCCTGGAATTCTTTCTTTTAATTATCTACAAAATAATGGCGCGGCTTGGAACATTTTAACTGGTCAAATGTGGCTTTTTTACATTATCAGTATTATTGCCATTAGTGTTTGCTTGTATTTTCTTTTTAACAAAAAGTACAAGAATACCTTGTTTGATGCGGGTTTAGCCCTCATCTTAGGTGGAATTGTTGGTAATTTTATTGATCGTTTGCATTTAAAATATGTAGTTGATATGCTTCAGCTTGATTTTGTTCACTTCAACATTTTTAATATTGCGGATTCCGCAATTACTGTTGGAGTAATCCTTGTGTTCATTTACTTAATTTTTATTGAAGGTAAGGAAGAACAACATGACTAA
- a CDS encoding Rqc2 family fibronectin-binding protein: MAFDGLFIHSLLKDLVPTLVGGRLSKIYQPFDQDLVLIFRKDRKNYQFLISANAQYPRMYLTKQNIANPDKAPIFVMVLRKYLEGSVLQSIEQVGLGRIVNFHFSNRNELGDQVKLVLSVELMGRHSNVILYNQEDNHIIDLLKRINPDENRARVLLPKAKYELPPLKPGLNGLTLSESEFKQLSSENQPNEIAQKMDGLDKDDRTELLGYLEDDYTYSSFKIFFNQFDNPRAFILKTPRNKRKIFCYLPYHLDLEKESSNPDLNAGLDEFYEYQATRDWVKQRAGQVERVVKNEQKKLTKKVKKLEKQLDLAENSEGYRIKGEILNANLAQVKPGMTKVSLPNYYENNAPLEIKLDPALSPARNAQKYFTRYKKLRDSIKHINEQLRIAKDDIRYFDSIQTAIDNANPQDIDQITDELINQGYLRKQKKNKRRKKITERNLNEFKLSSGKHVLVGKNNYQNDWLTLKKANKSDYWFHVKNMPGSHVILRDDQPTDQDIKEAAEIAAYFSKAKNSAHVQVDYVQDKRVKKPNGAKPGFVIYTGQNSIEVTPEEKEIMNKKIEK, translated from the coding sequence CATTTGATCAAGACCTAGTCTTAATTTTTAGAAAAGATAGAAAGAATTATCAATTTTTAATTTCGGCCAATGCACAATATCCAAGAATGTATTTGACTAAACAAAACATTGCAAATCCTGATAAAGCACCTATTTTTGTCATGGTTTTAAGAAAATACTTAGAAGGTTCAGTTTTGCAATCGATTGAGCAAGTTGGCTTAGGCCGAATTGTCAACTTTCATTTTAGTAATCGAAATGAACTTGGTGATCAAGTCAAGCTCGTGCTTTCTGTAGAATTAATGGGACGTCATAGTAATGTCATCCTTTATAATCAAGAAGACAATCACATTATTGATTTACTTAAGCGAATTAATCCTGATGAAAATAGAGCGCGTGTTTTACTGCCAAAAGCAAAATATGAGTTGCCCCCACTAAAACCAGGATTAAATGGGTTGACTCTATCAGAAAGTGAATTTAAACAATTAAGTAGTGAAAACCAGCCTAATGAAATTGCTCAAAAAATGGATGGCTTAGATAAAGATGATCGAACTGAATTATTAGGCTATCTTGAAGACGATTACACTTATTCATCTTTTAAGATCTTTTTTAATCAGTTTGACAATCCGCGTGCTTTTATTTTAAAAACACCTAGAAATAAGCGTAAGATTTTTTGTTATTTGCCCTATCATTTAGATTTAGAGAAAGAAAGCTCTAATCCAGATCTGAATGCTGGCTTAGATGAATTTTATGAATATCAGGCAACACGTGATTGGGTTAAGCAGCGTGCAGGACAAGTTGAACGTGTAGTTAAGAATGAGCAAAAGAAACTAACTAAGAAAGTTAAAAAACTTGAGAAGCAATTAGATCTTGCTGAAAATTCAGAGGGCTATAGAATTAAAGGCGAAATTTTAAATGCAAATTTGGCTCAAGTAAAACCTGGAATGACTAAAGTTTCATTACCTAACTATTACGAAAATAATGCTCCATTAGAGATTAAATTAGATCCTGCTCTCTCCCCTGCTCGTAATGCGCAAAAGTATTTTACTCGTTACAAAAAGTTACGTGATTCTATTAAGCACATTAATGAACAGCTTCGTATTGCTAAGGATGATATTCGTTACTTTGATTCAATTCAAACAGCTATTGACAATGCGAATCCACAGGATATTGATCAAATTACAGATGAATTGATTAATCAAGGATATTTACGTAAACAAAAGAAAAATAAGCGTAGGAAGAAAATCACTGAACGCAATTTAAATGAATTTAAACTTTCATCTGGTAAACACGTATTGGTTGGTAAAAACAACTATCAAAACGATTGGCTTACTCTTAAAAAAGCTAATAAATCTGATTACTGGTTTCATGTTAAGAATATGCCAGGCTCACATGTGATCTTACGCGATGATCAGCCTACTGATCAAGATATTAAAGAAGCGGCTGAGATTGCAGCTTACTTTTCTAAGGCTAAAAATTCCGCTCACGTACAAGTTGATTATGTGCAAGACAAGCGTGTGAAAAAGCCTAATGGTGCTAAACCAGGATTTGTAATCTACACTGGACAAAATTCAATTGAAGTAACTCCTGAAGAAAAGGAAATTATGAATAAAAAAATTGAAAAATAA
- a CDS encoding RluA family pseudouridine synthase, with protein MTKEYSLEVKNEKGRLDKFVSEQIPDLSRTRVKELVKDQNILVNGKVEKVSYKIQAGDKIEVNIPAVKPLDVIPENIPLDIVYEDDDVIVVNKPQGMVVHPAPGHPDHTLVNALLYHTKALAQSPEGFRPGIVHRIDKDTSGLLMIAKTAKARESLEDQLAHKTNKRLYWAIVHGNFAEENGVIDAPIGRNPYDRKKMAVVETGKKAITHFKVLEQFKDYSLIECQLETGRTHQIRVHLDYIGHPVAGDPLYGPRKTLKGHGQFLHAKVLGFKHPSTGEWLEFSVEPPQIFQETLAQLEQTSK; from the coding sequence ATGACTAAAGAATATTCACTTGAAGTAAAAAACGAAAAGGGACGTTTAGATAAGTTTGTTTCAGAACAAATTCCTGATCTATCTCGAACTAGAGTTAAAGAACTGGTTAAAGACCAAAATATCCTAGTTAATGGCAAAGTCGAAAAAGTATCTTATAAGATTCAGGCGGGAGATAAAATCGAAGTTAATATTCCAGCGGTTAAACCGTTAGATGTTATACCCGAAAATATTCCACTTGATATCGTGTATGAAGACGATGATGTCATTGTAGTTAACAAGCCTCAAGGTATGGTAGTGCATCCCGCACCAGGTCATCCAGATCATACTTTAGTAAATGCGTTGTTATATCACACCAAGGCCTTAGCACAATCACCAGAAGGATTTCGTCCTGGAATTGTCCACCGGATTGATAAAGATACATCTGGTTTATTAATGATCGCTAAGACCGCCAAGGCTCGTGAATCATTAGAAGATCAATTGGCTCATAAGACTAACAAACGTCTTTATTGGGCAATTGTTCATGGTAATTTTGCGGAAGAAAATGGGGTAATTGATGCACCAATTGGTCGCAATCCATATGACCGCAAGAAAATGGCGGTAGTTGAAACAGGCAAAAAAGCTATTACTCACTTCAAGGTGCTTGAGCAGTTCAAGGATTATAGCTTAATTGAGTGTCAGCTTGAAACTGGAAGAACCCATCAAATTAGAGTTCATCTTGACTATATTGGACATCCGGTTGCAGGAGACCCATTATACGGTCCACGTAAAACCTTGAAAGGTCATGGTCAATTTTTGCATGCTAAAGTATTAGGATTTAAACATCCAAGTACTGGCGAATGGCTAGAGTTTAGTGTAGAACCACCACAAATTTTTCAAGAAACGTTGGCTCAACTAGAACAAACAAGTAAGTGA
- a CDS encoding phosphatidylserine decarboxylase: MLIRQKSVKAKLKKLTYHDGDFIIPAGYELVSMLPTSYKFKASDNDPIDIHLKHKVIVITPNGPKQSTDKLPDNPSKNYLTGVSQNDLNEMIKRQITVVRPDGSTIDASQLITLTRTATLDEVTGKVIKYSNWTISSFSEYNAPEIQGYTPNRNAKAVEVVKHGDDHFEPIKITYISLGSDTDDTKTGDYPGNTSTTSQSNSKEVEHVPLKNKFWIKGHPYSLLDLLHNDPWTSKFEGGTIYQAFLSALSYHRWNSPVSGKIVKAYHINGSYYGEALSQGFENPNGADPVAANDSQAFLTSTATRAVIFIQADNPKIGLMCFVAVGMGDVSNNEITVRIGQHVKKGEQLGMFHFGGSTHVLLFQPTVDLDFNLHGQKPGIDSSNIKVRDEIAVVK; the protein is encoded by the coding sequence ATGCTAATAAGGCAGAAATCGGTCAAGGCCAAGCTGAAGAAACTAACCTATCATGATGGTGACTTTATCATCCCCGCAGGTTATGAATTAGTAAGTATGTTACCAACCAGCTATAAATTTAAAGCTTCTGACAATGATCCAATTGATATTCATTTGAAGCATAAAGTAATAGTTATCACACCAAATGGTCCAAAGCAGTCAACTGATAAGTTGCCAGATAATCCAAGTAAGAATTATCTAACTGGTGTTAGTCAAAATGATTTAAACGAAATGATCAAACGTCAAATTACGGTAGTCAGACCTGATGGCAGTACCATTGATGCTAGTCAATTGATAACGCTAACGAGAACTGCGACATTAGATGAAGTAACAGGGAAGGTGATTAAGTATAGTAACTGGACAATTAGTAGTTTTAGTGAATACAATGCCCCAGAAATTCAAGGTTATACTCCAAATCGAAATGCCAAAGCTGTTGAAGTTGTTAAACATGGTGATGATCACTTTGAACCTATTAAGATCACGTACATTTCACTAGGTTCAGACACTGATGATACGAAAACTGGTGATTATCCAGGAAATACATCAACAACTTCTCAATCTAACTCAAAAGAAGTAGAGCATGTTCCTTTGAAAAATAAGTTTTGGATCAAGGGGCACCCATATTCCTTGCTTGATCTACTTCATAATGATCCTTGGACTTCTAAATTCGAGGGTGGCACTATTTATCAGGCATTTTTAAGCGCCTTAAGCTATCACCGTTGGAACAGTCCAGTTAGTGGTAAGATTGTTAAAGCATATCACATCAATGGTAGCTACTATGGTGAAGCGTTAAGTCAAGGTTTCGAAAATCCAAATGGTGCTGATCCAGTAGCTGCTAATGACTCACAAGCCTTTTTAACTTCAACTGCAACACGTGCTGTAATCTTTATTCAAGCTGATAACCCTAAGATAGGCCTGATGTGCTTTGTAGCCGTAGGTATGGGAGATGTATCAAACAACGAAATTACTGTTCGTATTGGACAGCATGTCAAAAAAGGTGAGCAATTGGGCATGTTCCACTTTGGTGGTTCAACACATGTCTTACTGTTTCAACCGACAGTTGATTTAGACTTTAATCTTCACGGTCAAAAACCTGGCATCGATTCAAGCAATATAAAGGTTAGAGACGAAATAGCAGTAGTAAAGTAA
- a CDS encoding YSIRK-type signal peptide-containing protein translates to MTLTGKKTLKNELQQNADQVQHFGIRKLSIGVTSVLLSTLFYVGAINTNTVQASTVDSGVQTAKVVQKKADSSVQAGLNKDKTDDVSGKAAEPTSQENDNTADNSVENHTENNLTVSKPESTIKARQLVESKVKNSNVQTQNGGVEQPSATAKPIEVQPNQDANANKAEIGQGQAEETNLS, encoded by the coding sequence ATGACTTTGACAGGAAAGAAAACACTGAAAAATGAATTACAGCAAAATGCGGATCAAGTTCAGCATTTTGGAATACGTAAATTATCTATCGGTGTCACTTCAGTGTTGTTATCAACTTTGTTTTACGTTGGTGCGATTAATACAAATACTGTACAAGCAAGTACGGTAGATAGCGGTGTGCAAACTGCGAAAGTAGTACAGAAGAAAGCAGATTCTTCTGTGCAAGCTGGTTTAAATAAAGATAAAACAGATGATGTTTCTGGTAAGGCTGCTGAACCAACTTCTCAAGAAAACGATAATACTGCAGATAATTCTGTTGAAAATCATACAGAAAATAATTTGACAGTCTCTAAACCCGAATCAACTATTAAAGCTAGACAATTAGTTGAAAGCAAAGTAAAAAATTCTAATGTTCAAACTCAAAATGGGGGGGTAGAGCAGCCTAGTGCAACTGCTAAGCCAATCGAAGTTCAGCCTAACCAGGATGCCAATGCTAATAAGGCAGAAATCGGTCAAGGCCAAGCTGAAGAAACTAACCTATCATGA
- a CDS encoding carbamoyl phosphate synthase large subunit: protein MPLENDLDKVLIIGSGPTLIGSVAEMDLMATEAIDALTEEGIQVVLVNPNPATISTDKKSGVTVYLEPMTLDFLKRILRMEEPDAIMTAYGSTNGLKVAHKLLQDGILEQMGIQLLTLNSRALQMGNQQKKTKLLTKLHIDTGQSWELNQSIQDNLDNALESINDKVTFPVLVTKYNRFVHNEHLQFANPTDLISYFKEEKQNDNFTWKNYRLTEDLSSWEEVIVDVIRDKDGNLAFINFAGSIEAVGINSGDSAVVMPSLTLSNDHIQELRITVRKIMSNLDLIGFASFHFAIKHHGTQIRSKLLTIRPRLTRSSVWAQRIGMYDVGYVVSKVAIGYRLNEITDPLSGLNASIEPTLDAVAIKMPYWSFAESGYNHYLLGSRMQASGEAMGVGRNFETAFLKGLDATINLELGWHAFIKEKEKSTADILNDLAHPDELHLVKLLAAIDQDIPYSELQKVTHLHPVYYQKLLHIVRLGKKLLQEKEQPSRDLLQEAKDYGFFNPLLAKILQKSVTEVRSLINKIDLQPSYLKIDGSAGIYKPNVCAYYSAYDVQNEAKALNAEKKILILGMLPLQVSVTSEFDYMIAHAADTLHKYGYVTVLLSNNDESISSRYKNIDRVYFDSITVENILTVAKRENISDVLVQFSGKRISALSKELEKCGLHVIGQKANDDPRDKITTLLDQQFTTLKRVPALNKTTDTDQVFAFASKYGFPLLIGGMNKENKKKSAVVYDVPAIEKYLAENQLDQITISRFIEGHKYEVTAISDGTNVTLPGIIEHLEQTGSHASDSIAVIQPQNLTEEQQKKIEQESIKLIKQLKTKGIFNLHYLFVDNDLYLLQIKPYAGHNVAFLSKSLDKDITTCATEALIGKNLAELGYPNGLWQNSDFIHIKMPVFSFLNYSSGNTFDSNMKSSGSVMGRDTQLAKALYKGYEASDLHIPSYGTIFISVRDEDKNRVTQLARRFDRLGFKLIATEGTANMFAEAGITTGVVEKVHKDPRNLLDKIRQHKIVMVINITNLSDAASEDASRIRDEALNTHIPVFSSIETAELILDVLESLALTTQPI, encoded by the coding sequence ATGCCATTAGAAAACGATTTAGATAAAGTTTTAATTATCGGATCAGGCCCTACTTTAATCGGTAGTGTAGCAGAAATGGATCTTATGGCAACAGAAGCAATTGATGCTTTGACAGAAGAAGGCATTCAAGTTGTGCTAGTCAATCCTAATCCAGCTACAATTTCAACTGATAAAAAATCTGGTGTAACAGTCTATCTTGAACCGATGACTCTCGACTTCCTGAAAAGAATTCTACGGATGGAAGAGCCAGATGCAATTATGACAGCTTATGGTTCAACTAATGGTTTAAAGGTTGCACATAAGTTATTACAAGATGGCATTTTAGAACAAATGGGAATTCAGTTACTAACATTGAATTCGCGTGCTCTACAAATGGGGAATCAACAGAAAAAGACAAAGTTGCTTACTAAGCTACATATTGATACCGGGCAATCTTGGGAACTTAATCAGAGTATTCAGGATAATTTAGATAATGCGCTAGAAAGCATTAACGACAAAGTCACTTTTCCCGTATTAGTTACTAAGTACAACCGTTTTGTACACAACGAACATTTGCAATTTGCAAATCCTACCGATTTAATCAGTTACTTTAAAGAAGAAAAGCAAAATGATAATTTTACATGGAAGAATTATCGCTTAACTGAAGACTTATCTAGTTGGGAAGAAGTAATTGTTGACGTAATCCGTGATAAGGATGGCAATTTAGCTTTTATCAATTTTGCGGGATCTATTGAAGCTGTAGGTATTAATTCAGGTGACTCTGCAGTTGTGATGCCATCATTAACCCTAAGCAATGATCATATTCAAGAGTTAAGAATAACCGTTAGAAAAATCATGTCTAATCTTGATCTCATTGGATTTGCTAGTTTTCATTTTGCGATTAAACACCATGGAACTCAAATTCGATCTAAGCTTTTGACGATTCGTCCGCGTTTGACGCGAAGTTCTGTTTGGGCTCAAAGAATTGGAATGTATGATGTGGGATATGTCGTTAGCAAAGTTGCTATCGGTTATCGACTGAATGAGATTACCGATCCTCTATCTGGACTTAATGCCTCAATTGAACCCACCTTAGATGCAGTAGCAATTAAAATGCCATATTGGTCATTTGCTGAATCCGGTTATAACCACTATTTGCTAGGAAGTCGCATGCAAGCAAGTGGAGAAGCAATGGGTGTAGGGCGTAATTTTGAAACTGCTTTTCTGAAAGGCTTAGATGCAACTATTAATTTAGAACTGGGTTGGCATGCTTTTATAAAAGAAAAAGAAAAATCCACTGCAGATATTTTGAATGATTTGGCACATCCTGATGAATTGCATTTAGTTAAATTATTAGCCGCAATTGATCAAGATATTCCATATTCTGAATTACAAAAAGTAACACATTTGCATCCGGTTTATTATCAGAAATTGCTTCACATTGTAAGACTTGGCAAAAAGTTATTACAAGAGAAGGAGCAGCCTTCGCGTGATTTGCTGCAAGAAGCTAAAGACTATGGATTCTTTAACCCATTATTAGCTAAGATTTTACAAAAATCAGTTACTGAAGTTCGCTCTTTGATTAATAAAATTGACTTGCAGCCATCATATTTGAAGATCGACGGCTCAGCAGGTATATATAAACCTAATGTTTGTGCTTACTACAGTGCATATGATGTTCAAAATGAAGCAAAAGCTTTAAATGCTGAAAAAAAGATCTTGATTTTGGGCATGTTGCCGCTTCAAGTTTCGGTTACTAGCGAGTTTGACTATATGATTGCTCACGCGGCCGATACTTTACATAAGTATGGCTATGTTACTGTGCTTCTATCAAATAATGACGAATCGATTTCATCAAGGTATAAGAATATTGACCGAGTTTATTTTGATTCCATTACAGTTGAAAATATTCTAACTGTTGCTAAAAGAGAAAATATTTCTGATGTATTAGTTCAATTTTCTGGCAAAAGAATCAGTGCATTGAGTAAAGAGTTGGAAAAATGTGGTTTGCACGTTATTGGGCAAAAGGCAAACGACGATCCGCGGGATAAGATTACTACTTTGCTTGATCAACAATTTACTACCTTAAAGCGGGTCCCGGCATTAAATAAAACAACTGATACAGACCAGGTTTTCGCTTTTGCTTCTAAATATGGTTTTCCACTTTTAATTGGCGGTATGAATAAAGAAAACAAGAAAAAATCTGCAGTTGTTTATGATGTTCCTGCAATAGAGAAATATTTAGCAGAAAACCAACTTGATCAAATAACTATTTCTCGCTTTATTGAGGGACACAAATATGAGGTAACGGCTATCTCTGATGGTACCAATGTAACTTTGCCCGGTATAATTGAACATCTAGAGCAAACAGGTTCGCATGCCTCTGATTCAATTGCAGTGATTCAGCCGCAAAATTTAACCGAAGAGCAGCAAAAAAAGATTGAGCAAGAGTCAATTAAATTAATTAAGCAGCTGAAAACAAAAGGTATTTTTAATCTGCACTATTTATTCGTTGATAATGACCTATATCTATTGCAAATTAAACCATATGCAGGTCATAATGTAGCATTTTTATCAAAATCACTAGATAAGGATATCACTACTTGTGCTACAGAAGCTTTAATTGGCAAAAATTTAGCAGAGCTAGGATATCCTAATGGTCTATGGCAAAACAGCGATTTTATTCATATTAAAATGCCAGTATTTTCATTTCTTAATTATTCAAGTGGTAATACTTTCGATTCAAATATGAAATCCTCAGGTTCTGTAATGGGTCGAGATACTCAACTAGCTAAGGCTTTATACAAAGGATATGAAGCAAGTGATTTACATATTCCAAGTTATGGAACAATCTTTATTTCAGTCAGAGATGAAGACAAGAATCGCGTGACCCAACTAGCTCGCCGATTTGATCGCTTGGGTTTCAAATTAATTGCGACCGAAGGAACAGCTAATATGTTTGCGGAAGCTGGGATTACTACTGGAGTAGTGGAGAAGGTTCATAAAGACCCTAGAAATCTACTAGATAAAATTCGTCAACATAAGATCGTCATGGTTATTAATATTACTAATTTGTCTGATGCAGCTAGCGAAGATGCATCGCGCATCAGAGATGAAGCGCTGAATACACATATTCCTGTTTTCTCAAGTATCGAAACAGCGGAATTGATTTTAGACGTTCTAGAATCATTGGCTTTAACTACTCAACCTATTTAA
- a CDS encoding formate--tetrahydrofolate ligase encodes MKSDIEIAQETKELPINEIAAKVGLKEEDLEPYGHDKAKITWQAINRTRASKKLGKLVLVTSISPTPAGEGKSTITIGLGDAIHNQLHQNAMIALREPSMGPVFGLKGGATGGGKAQIIPMEDINLHFTGDMHALTAAIDTLAALVDNYIYQDNSLNLDPDRILLKRGLDVNDRALRKITVGQGSKFNGVEHQASFAITVANELMAILCLATDINDLKSRIGDMLVGYTKDDEPVYVKQLGFQGAIAALLSNALKPNLVQTLEHTPALVHGGPFANIAHGANSVIATNLALHLSDYVLTEAGFGSDLGGQKFMDFVSRHLDKTPDAAVVVATVRALKYQALGSTDHLNEENLDALKEGFKNLERHMNNMRSYNVPVIVLINRFASDTEQELALLKQLIEEQAVQAQVVTYHGEGSKGGIKAAQAVINLANSNAANLTPTYADNDDVKDKIKKVATKIYHAAGVEYSEKAEKQIEELRKLDKANLPVIIAKTQYSFTDNKNELGAPTDFKLHVKGISLKNGARFIVVTTGHVLDMPGLPKHPAALDIDVDNNGKISGLF; translated from the coding sequence ATGAAATCAGATATTGAAATCGCACAAGAAACCAAAGAATTACCTATTAATGAAATAGCCGCTAAGGTAGGCTTGAAAGAGGAAGACTTAGAACCTTATGGTCATGATAAGGCTAAGATTACTTGGCAAGCCATTAACAGGACTCGTGCTAGTAAAAAGTTAGGTAAATTAGTATTAGTAACCTCAATTTCTCCTACTCCCGCTGGGGAAGGTAAGTCAACGATTACAATTGGCTTGGGGGATGCAATTCACAATCAGTTGCACCAGAATGCGATGATCGCCTTGCGTGAACCTTCGATGGGACCTGTTTTTGGATTAAAAGGCGGTGCTACAGGTGGTGGGAAAGCACAAATCATCCCTATGGAAGATATCAACCTACACTTCACAGGAGATATGCATGCTTTAACTGCCGCAATTGACACACTTGCAGCTTTAGTTGATAACTACATCTACCAAGACAATAGCCTAAATCTTGATCCTGACCGAATTTTACTTAAGCGTGGGCTTGATGTTAATGACCGTGCTTTAAGAAAAATCACGGTTGGTCAAGGCTCTAAATTCAATGGTGTTGAGCACCAAGCTAGTTTTGCTATTACTGTTGCTAATGAATTAATGGCAATTCTCTGTTTAGCAACAGATATCAACGACTTAAAGAGTAGAATTGGTGATATGCTAGTTGGCTACACTAAAGATGATGAGCCGGTTTATGTTAAACAGTTAGGATTCCAAGGTGCAATTGCTGCACTATTGTCTAATGCGCTGAAGCCTAACTTAGTACAGACCTTGGAACACACACCAGCATTAGTGCACGGGGGGCCTTTTGCTAATATCGCACATGGAGCCAATTCCGTCATTGCGACAAACTTGGCTTTGCATTTAAGCGACTATGTATTAACTGAGGCCGGCTTTGGTAGTGATCTTGGTGGGCAAAAGTTCATGGACTTTGTCTCAAGACATCTGGACAAGACGCCCGATGCTGCAGTAGTTGTAGCAACTGTTCGTGCTTTAAAATATCAGGCATTAGGCTCAACTGATCATTTAAATGAAGAAAACTTGGATGCATTGAAAGAAGGATTTAAGAATCTAGAACGACACATGAATAATATGCGTTCATACAATGTACCAGTAATTGTCTTGATCAATCGTTTTGCTTCAGATACTGAACAAGAACTCGCTTTACTTAAGCAATTAATTGAAGAACAGGCCGTTCAAGCTCAAGTGGTTACTTACCATGGTGAAGGTTCAAAAGGTGGCATTAAAGCTGCTCAAGCTGTGATTAATTTAGCTAATTCTAATGCAGCAAATTTAACTCCAACATACGCAGATAATGACGATGTTAAAGATAAAATTAAAAAAGTCGCCACTAAGATTTATCATGCAGCCGGAGTTGAATACAGCGAAAAAGCTGAAAAACAAATCGAAGAATTAAGAAAGTTAGACAAGGCTAACTTACCTGTAATTATCGCTAAAACACAATATTCATTCACTGATAATAAGAATGAATTAGGTGCTCCAACTGATTTTAAGCTTCATGTAAAGGGAATTAGTTTAAAAAATGGAGCTCGTTTTATCGTAGTCACTACTGGTCACGTGCTAGATATGCCTGGTTTACCTAAGCATCCTGCAGCCTTAGACATTGACGTTGATAACAATGGTAAAATTAGTGGATTATTCTAA
- a CDS encoding carbamoyl phosphate synthase small subunit, whose protein sequence is MKRYLILEDGSSFPGEGIGASIISTGELAIQTANFGYQEALTDPTNAGKILVFTSPMIGNNGINAIDYESIDPVVKGIIANDIALNISDSENFEDLSSFLKEKNIPAIFKVDTRALVHRLMEEGTIKASIMDTNDEHAFDQIKALVLPKNKSATVSTKNAYASPNVGRTVAVLDLGLKHSMLRALSLRKVNTTVLPYSASPIDIENLRPEGIIISNGPGKPEEVINQLTPVLDHFYGKYPILGIGLGFLTLSDYLGFELVQLPQEFDGINYPVIEQNSNAIWQTAMNIDQLVLPDSVKMNMNREYFDLHSELMAGFWNSKDKLIATAFNPEGAPGTNDADEIFDYFLQMMG, encoded by the coding sequence ATGAAACGTTATTTGATTTTAGAAGATGGCAGTTCATTTCCAGGTGAAGGAATTGGTGCCAGTATTATTTCAACCGGTGAATTAGCAATTCAAACGGCTAATTTTGGCTACCAAGAAGCATTAACAGATCCTACTAATGCTGGTAAAATTTTAGTCTTTACTTCACCAATGATTGGTAATAACGGTATTAATGCCATTGATTATGAAAGTATTGATCCCGTAGTTAAAGGGATTATTGCTAACGATATTGCATTAAATATTTCAGATAGTGAAAATTTTGAAGATTTAAGTTCTTTTTTGAAAGAAAAGAACATCCCTGCAATTTTCAAAGTTGACACTCGTGCTTTAGTTCATCGTCTAATGGAAGAAGGTACAATTAAGGCTTCGATCATGGATACTAATGACGAGCATGCCTTTGATCAGATTAAAGCACTAGTTTTACCTAAAAATAAATCTGCGACTGTTTCAACTAAGAATGCATATGCATCCCCTAATGTTGGACGAACTGTAGCTGTGCTAGATCTTGGGCTAAAGCACTCAATGCTGCGTGCTTTATCTTTACGAAAAGTAAATACGACAGTTTTACCATACAGTGCCAGTCCGATTGATATTGAAAACTTACGTCCTGAAGGAATAATTATTTCAAATGGGCCAGGAAAACCAGAAGAAGTAATTAATCAGCTAACGCCAGTTTTAGATCATTTTTATGGTAAGTATCCAATTTTAGGAATCGGATTAGGTTTTTTAACTTTGAGCGATTATCTCGGCTTTGAACTGGTTCAATTACCACAAGAATTTGATGGTATTAATTATCCAGTGATTGAACAAAATAGTAATGCTATCTGGCAAACAGCGATGAATATTGACCAACTAGTGTTGCCTGATAGTGTGAAGATGAATATGAATCGTGAATACTTTGATCTACACAGTGAACTGATGGCGGGCTTCTGGAACAGTAAGGACAAATTGATCGCCACTGCTTTTAATCCTGAAGGAGCACCAGGCACTAATGATGCAGATGAAATTTTTGATTATTTTTTACAGATGATGGGGTAG